A stretch of the uncultured Desulfobacter sp. genome encodes the following:
- the ltrA gene encoding group II intron reverse transcriptase/maturase, whose product MEEAKPFGISKHVVWDAYMQVKANKGAAGVDDESISVFEEHLKDNLYKIWNRMSSGSYFPPPVKVVEIPKKNGGTRILGVPTVSDRIAQMVAKMYFEPKVEPYFHPDSYGYRPGKSAIDAVAVTRQRCWRYNWLLEFDIKGLFDNIDHNLLMRAVKTHTDCKWLLLYIKRWLTAPFQLEDGRRTERRSGTPQGGVISPVLSNLFLHYVFDKWMERNHPQSPWARYADDAVTHCRTREEAEDLLKQLHERFNECGLELHPDKTKIVYCKDDDRRMEHQEIKFDFLGYTFRPRRSKNRYGKFFINFTPGVSNKAVKAMRNKIRNWRIHLKPDKSIDDISRMFNPVIRGWINYYGRFYKSALYPVLKHMNRALVNWARRKYKRLARHRRRAEHWLGRIARRQPGLFSHWRMGILPSVG is encoded by the coding sequence ATGGAAGAAGCAAAACCATTTGGAATTTCAAAGCATGTTGTCTGGGATGCCTACATGCAGGTAAAAGCGAATAAAGGGGCAGCCGGGGTCGATGACGAATCCATATCGGTCTTTGAAGAGCATCTGAAGGATAATCTTTATAAGATCTGGAATCGTATGTCATCGGGAAGCTATTTTCCCCCTCCGGTCAAAGTGGTTGAAATACCGAAAAAGAACGGAGGAACAAGAATCCTCGGGGTCCCGACCGTATCAGATCGAATTGCGCAGATGGTTGCCAAGATGTACTTTGAGCCCAAGGTGGAACCGTATTTTCACCCGGACTCATACGGATACAGACCTGGCAAATCCGCAATTGATGCAGTGGCGGTAACTCGCCAGCGTTGCTGGCGGTATAATTGGCTGCTGGAGTTTGACATCAAAGGCCTGTTTGACAATATCGATCATAATCTGCTGATGCGTGCGGTCAAAACACATACCGACTGTAAATGGTTGCTGCTGTATATTAAGCGATGGCTTACAGCACCATTTCAACTGGAAGACGGACGGAGAACAGAGCGTCGATCCGGAACACCGCAAGGTGGTGTGATCAGCCCTGTTTTATCAAATCTGTTTCTGCATTATGTGTTTGACAAATGGATGGAGCGTAACCATCCGCAAAGTCCTTGGGCTCGCTACGCAGACGATGCCGTGACGCATTGCCGAACAAGGGAAGAAGCAGAAGACTTACTGAAACAGTTGCATGAGCGTTTCAATGAATGTGGCCTTGAGCTGCATCCGGATAAAACGAAAATTGTTTATTGTAAAGACGATGACCGAAGAATGGAACATCAGGAAATCAAGTTTGATTTCCTTGGGTATACTTTCCGCCCGAGGCGGTCAAAGAATCGATATGGTAAGTTTTTCATCAACTTCACACCCGGTGTCAGTAATAAAGCTGTAAAAGCAATGCGCAACAAGATACGTAACTGGCGGATTCATCTGAAACCGGACAAGTCGATTGATGACATCTCTCGAATGTTTAATCCGGTGATCCGCGGATGGATCAATTATTATGGTCGCTTTTACAAGTCGGCATTGTATCCTGTCCTCAAACACATGAATCGTGCCCTGGTCAATTGGGCACGGAGGAAATACAAAAGGCTGGCTCGTCATCGACGCCGTGCAGAACACTGGCTGGGGCGGATCGCCCGCCGTCAGCCAGGCTTGTTTTCTCACTGGCGGATGGGGATCTTGCCGTCGGTTGGATGA
- a CDS encoding reverse transcriptase domain-containing protein — translation MSRLAGRIKDKRVLKVIRQYLRSGVMISGVTVPTEEGTPQGGPLSPLLSNIVLDELDKELEKRGHRYVRYADDCAPRRLLSVKIH, via the coding sequence ATGAGTAGACTCGCCGGAAGAATCAAGGATAAGCGCGTATTAAAGGTGATACGGCAATATCTAAGATCCGGTGTGATGATCTCAGGCGTTACGGTTCCCACGGAAGAAGGAACTCCACAGGGAGGCCCGCTCTCGCCTCTACTGTCCAACATCGTTCTTGATGAGTTGGATAAGGAACTTGAGAAACGAGGACACCGATATGTCCGTTATGCCGATGACTGTGCGCCACGAAGGCTACTCAGTGTAAAGATCCACTGA
- a CDS encoding type II toxin-antitoxin system RelE/ParE family toxin, protein MKKLTTKWFKKWSKKVNLSNKELLDTIQDLESGLSTSDLGGNLYKVRVKREHTGKSSGFRTIVVFKSKNMAIFVYGYGKNEKDNIDKTEVKYLKKLGKDLLSLNSNELKLAIKKGVLNDLEVTQ, encoded by the coding sequence ATGAAAAAGTTAACTACCAAATGGTTTAAAAAATGGAGTAAGAAGGTTAATTTATCAAACAAGGAATTGCTTGATACTATTCAAGACTTGGAGTCTGGCTTATCCACATCTGATTTGGGCGGGAACCTATATAAAGTACGAGTAAAACGGGAACATACCGGGAAAAGCTCAGGTTTCAGGACTATAGTTGTCTTCAAATCCAAAAACATGGCTATTTTTGTGTATGGATACGGAAAAAATGAAAAAGACAATATAGACAAAACTGAGGTCAAGTATTTAAAAAAGCTTGGGAAAGATCTGTTATCCCTCAATTCAAATGAACTCAAGTTAGCTATAAAGAAAGGGGTTTTAAACGACCTGGAGGTAACACAATGA
- a CDS encoding alpha/beta fold hydrolase, whose amino-acid sequence MYHNEYYTQEVHGPYEEYSIGDLVLEEGGTIRNCKLAYSTFGKLNSKKDNAILICTWYSGTSKIMEEVYTGKGRALDPDKYFIVIVNQIGNGLSSSPHNTPDPAGMGSFPHVRISDDVRAQHKFLTEKFGIEELALVTGGSMGAEQTWEWAVRYPDIVKRAAPIAGTARTYPQDAAFSRTLDEARRSAPGFNGGFYKDHDDIKIGLRREAALWTVFGWSPEWFKQEKWRTIGFSSLKDFETNFMEAYFLPMDPNNLATLAWKWQRADVGRVTGSDLSAALGRIKAKVFVMPISTDHLFPVADCEEEQKLTPNSELRVIESIAGHLGLFGVDGQPYLDQIDKHLSELLDWPA is encoded by the coding sequence ATGTATCACAACGAGTATTACACACAGGAAGTGCATGGACCGTACGAGGAATACAGCATAGGCGATTTAGTTTTGGAGGAAGGCGGCACGATAAGGAACTGCAAACTTGCCTATTCCACATTCGGTAAGTTGAACTCGAAAAAGGATAACGCAATCCTTATCTGCACCTGGTATTCCGGCACCAGCAAGATCATGGAGGAAGTATATACAGGAAAGGGGAGGGCTTTGGATCCCGATAAATACTTCATTGTCATTGTCAATCAGATCGGCAACGGTTTGTCCTCGTCGCCGCACAATACGCCCGACCCGGCCGGAATGGGGAGCTTCCCGCATGTGCGTATCAGCGACGATGTTCGGGCGCAGCACAAATTTCTTACCGAAAAATTCGGCATCGAAGAGTTGGCCTTGGTTACTGGCGGTTCCATGGGAGCGGAGCAAACCTGGGAGTGGGCTGTACGGTATCCTGACATAGTGAAGCGAGCCGCGCCGATTGCGGGTACGGCGAGAACTTATCCACAGGACGCCGCCTTTTCCAGGACACTAGACGAGGCAAGACGATCCGCCCCGGGTTTCAACGGGGGCTTCTATAAGGATCATGACGATATAAAAATCGGTTTGCGGCGCGAGGCGGCTCTGTGGACCGTGTTCGGTTGGTCTCCGGAGTGGTTTAAACAGGAGAAGTGGCGTACCATCGGTTTCTCGTCTCTCAAGGATTTCGAGACTAATTTCATGGAGGCCTATTTTTTGCCGATGGACCCCAACAATCTGGCCACACTCGCTTGGAAATGGCAGCGCGCCGATGTCGGCCGCGTTACTGGCAGCGACCTGTCGGCAGCCCTTGGGCGAATCAAGGCGAAGGTGTTCGTCATGCCAATCTCCACGGACCATCTGTTTCCCGTCGCCGACTGCGAGGAGGAGCAAAAACTCACTCCCAACAGCGAACTCCGCGTAATCGAGAGCATAGCGGGCCATCTGGGGTTGTTTGGAGTTGATGGACAGCCATACCTTGATCAAATCGACAAGCACCTGAGCGAATTGCTTGACTGGCCGGCCTGA
- a CDS encoding group II intron maturase-specific domain-containing protein, which yields MIFCKSHKAAERVKESITRFLTVKLKLKVNQDKSAVSRPWLRKFLGFTYFQMCGQSKIRIHSKSMKRFKDKVRELTSRKRGKSLWQVIRELNQYFRGWWNYFRLTEAKSFLKGLKIWIMRRLRSLIWKQWKNPKTKVRNLEKLGISHQDAMLCGNARKKYWHMSKIKWVAIAMPERYFIEKGLYLPGN from the coding sequence ATGATCTTCTGCAAGAGCCATAAAGCAGCCGAAAGGGTTAAGGAGAGTATCACCAGGTTTCTGACCGTGAAACTCAAGCTCAAAGTAAACCAGGACAAAAGTGCTGTCAGCAGACCGTGGCTGCGCAAATTCCTTGGCTTCACATATTTTCAAATGTGTGGACAGTCCAAGATCCGGATTCATAGCAAGAGCATGAAACGGTTCAAGGATAAAGTCCGGGAATTAACAAGCCGCAAGCGGGGTAAGAGCCTGTGGCAGGTCATCCGGGAATTGAACCAATATTTTCGTGGATGGTGGAATTATTTCCGGCTTACGGAAGCCAAATCATTCCTCAAAGGGCTCAAGATCTGGATAATGCGAAGACTGCGAAGTCTTATCTGGAAACAATGGAAAAACCCCAAAACCAAGGTTCGCAACCTTGAGAAACTTGGTATTTCTCACCAGGATGCCATGCTTTGCGGCAATGCCCGAAAAAAGTACTGGCACATGAGCAAAATCAAGTGGGTGGCCATTGCCATGCCTGAACGATATTTTATTGAGAAAGGATTATATCTGCCCGGGAACTGA
- a CDS encoding helix-turn-helix domain-containing protein: MKKSMKDAIGNTVQDMLNSGLNTSFTEKELNALGVIIPDITITPYQIKKIRQKTNLSQSVFARLLNVSPSSVRQWEQGKRKPTGSTKVLLELLDKSPQILNYRIVS, encoded by the coding sequence ATGAAAAAATCAATGAAAGACGCGATAGGAAACACAGTTCAAGACATGTTAAACTCAGGCTTGAACACATCTTTCACGGAAAAGGAGCTGAACGCTCTTGGAGTGATCATTCCTGACATCACAATCACACCATACCAAATAAAAAAAATACGTCAAAAGACAAATTTAAGTCAGAGTGTATTCGCGAGACTTTTAAATGTCAGCCCTTCATCTGTAAGACAATGGGAGCAAGGAAAACGCAAACCTACAGGGTCAACGAAAGTCTTACTAGAGCTTCTGGATAAATCACCCCAAATTCTGAATTACAGAATTGTTTCTTAA
- a CDS encoding reverse transcriptase domain-containing protein, which produces MNRRPQQMELFPASQIAESLGNNDRLMEMILERNNIIRAWKQVCANKGAPGVDGMKTGQLGNYLAKHWPEIEQDLLNCKHKPLPVKRKEIPKPGGGVRLLGIPTVLDRFIQQAISQILEQVWEPFFSECSYGFRPGRSAHDAVIQGKRYMVEGYTYVVDMDLSNFF; this is translated from the coding sequence GTGAACAGACGGCCACAGCAGATGGAACTGTTCCCAGCGTCACAGATTGCCGAAAGTCTGGGAAACAACGACCGGTTAATGGAGATGATCCTTGAACGCAACAACATTATCCGGGCATGGAAACAGGTTTGTGCGAACAAAGGTGCACCCGGCGTGGACGGTATGAAAACCGGTCAACTCGGAAACTACCTGGCAAAGCACTGGCCTGAGATTGAGCAAGACCTGCTTAACTGTAAGCATAAACCGCTACCGGTGAAACGGAAAGAAATCCCCAAACCGGGCGGCGGTGTCCGTTTACTTGGAATACCCACGGTACTTGACCGGTTTATACAGCAGGCCATATCCCAAATCCTGGAACAGGTATGGGAACCATTTTTCTCTGAATGCAGCTATGGATTCAGACCTGGTAGATCCGCACACGATGCGGTGATACAGGGCAAAAGGTACATGGTTGAAGGTTATACGTATGTCGTAGATATGGACCTGTCCAATTTTTTTTGA